Below is a window of Rhodopseudomonas sp. P2A-2r DNA.
TCCGACATGGGCAAACGCCATCCGGTGACCCGCGGCCTTGAAGGCGGCGCCTCCGAGCCGCCGAAATGGAGCCGCTTCTTCCGCACCGTCGAGACCCGCAACACCACCACGCCGCCGGTGATGACCGGCGCCGATGGAAAGCCGCTGCTGCTGCTGTCGCGCTCCGGCGAGGGCCGCGTGGCGCTGCTGCTGTCCGATCACATCTGGCTTTGGGCGCGTGGCTATGAAGGCGGCGGCCCGCACCTCGATCTGCTGAGAAGGATGTCGCACTGGCTGATGAAGCAGCCCGATCTCGATGAGGAGGCGCTGAAGCTCTCGATCGCCGGCAAGGACCTCGTGGTCAACAGGCAGACCATGGGCGACACGGTGGCGCCGGTGACGGTGACCTCGCCATCCGGCAAGATGCGCGAGCTGACATTGGCTGCCGGCGAACCAGGCCTGTGGCGCGCCAGCACGCCCGCCGACGGACTCGGGCTCTGGCAAGCCACCGACGGCACACTGAAGGCGCTGATCAATATCGGTCCGATCAACCCCAAGGAATTCTCCGAAGTCACCTCGACGACGGAGATGTTGCGGCCGCTGGCGCAGGCCACCGGCGGCGACTCCCGGCGGATCCATGACGGCGCCAGCCTCGATCTGCCACGCATCGTGCCGGTGCGCTCATCCTCGGTGTTCCGTGGCGACGGCTGGATGGGCGTGCATATGCGCGACGCCAGCGTGGTCCGCGGCGTCGGCGTGCTTCCGGTCTTCGCCGGTTTGATAGGGCTACTGCTGCTGCTCGGCGCCTTCGCCGCCACATGGCTGCGCGAGAGCCGCTAGAGTCTGATCCATCAAGAGTGAAGCATTTCAATCTTGTCCCGGACGCGGTGCGGCATTCTCAGGCGATGCCCTTGCATCGCCGCTATGCCGCTCCGCAGAGCCGGGACCGTATCAGGCGGTATCGTTTGTGGAGGTCCCGGATCTGCAGTGCACTACGCCTCTTGGCGGAGGCGCATTGCACTGCGTCCGGGACACGATTCTATCGAGATGAATCCCGCCATAATGCGATAGCGGCTCGCGCTGCTATTGCGCCGAGAGGTTCATATCCCGTGTGAGATGCCCCCACTTGTCGCTTTCCGAGCGGATATAGGCGGCGAAGGCTTCGATCGTGGACGGTGCAGGTTGGGCGCCGATCGTGCGCAGCTTTTCGATCACGTCCGGATCCCCGAGCGCCTTGACAAAGGCACCGTTCAGACGCGCCACGATGTCGCCCGGCGTGGCGGCGGGGGCGACGAGGCCGAACCAGCCGGTCGATTCGAACCCGGTCACGCCCTGCTCAGCGAGCGTCGGAACGTCGCGCAGGAACGACACGCGCTTGGCGCTGGTGACGCCAAGTGGCTTCAGCCGGCCGGCGCGGATCAATTCCAGCGAACTGGGAATATCCAGAACCGCGAGCGGGATATGGCCGGCCAGCACGTCGGTGACCACCGGACCCGTGCCCCGATAGGGAACCAGCGTGAGCTTGATCCGCGCCGACTGCAGCAGCAGCGCGGCCGTCATATGCATCACCGTGCCATTGCCGCCATACCCGATCGACAGTTGTCCGGGCTTCGCGGTGGCGGCTGCCAGCGCTTCTTTCAGCGTGGCAAACGGCGCGTCGGCGTTTGCCACCAGCACAAAGGGAATGTCGGCGAGCAGCGTGATCGGTACCAGGTCCTTGATCGGATCGAACTGCGTCGACGGATTGAGATGCGGGTTGATGGTCAATGCGCCTGCCGGCGCCACGCCGAGAGTGTAGCCGTCGGGCTTGGCCTGCATCACGGCCTGCATACCGATATTGCCGCCCGCCCCGCCGCGGTTTTCGATGACGAAGCCCTGCTTGAGATCGGCCGTGACGATCGGCTCGAGCGCACGAATGAAGATGTCGGCGCTGCCGCCGGGCGGGAAAGTGACGACAATCTTGATCATCTGGTGCGGATAGGCCCACGCCGTCGTCGCACCGGCCACGATCGAGGCTGCCGCTCCGGCCAGCAACGTTCTGCGGTTGGGAGCAAAGAGACTCATGCGCGTTCTCCCGAAAGAGCATGCGCCACAGCGCGTTCATGCTCCGGATGCGACGGCGCTGATCT
It encodes the following:
- a CDS encoding Bug family tripartite tricarboxylate transporter substrate binding protein, with translation MSLFAPNRRTLLAGAAASIVAGATTAWAYPHQMIKIVVTFPPGGSADIFIRALEPIVTADLKQGFVIENRGGAGGNIGMQAVMQAKPDGYTLGVAPAGALTINPHLNPSTQFDPIKDLVPITLLADIPFVLVANADAPFATLKEALAAATAKPGQLSIGYGGNGTVMHMTAALLLQSARIKLTLVPYRGTGPVVTDVLAGHIPLAVLDIPSSLELIRAGRLKPLGVTSAKRVSFLRDVPTLAEQGVTGFESTGWFGLVAPAATPGDIVARLNGAFVKALGDPDVIEKLRTIGAQPAPSTIEAFAAYIRSESDKWGHLTRDMNLSAQ